The nucleotide window AGAGCGACAACGGCCAGCACCACGTCGAGATCCGCTCGGTGGGGGAGTGGTTCGACCCCGAAGGCGCCGACCCCGCGATCGTCCGCGACGCGTTCGTCCTTCTCTGGAAGGCTCTGCGCACCCACTGGAGCGACGCCGTCTTGATGGGCTCCCCGTCCCAGACCGGCCGCGACCTGTGGACCCGCACCATCCCCGCCCGTGGCCAGCACGCCGACGGCTACCCGGTCCTGTCCGAGGAACTCCGCGGACTGCTCCACGCCACCGCCGGCCAGGGCCGTACCGAACTCATCACCCCGCCCCAGGTACCGGACAAGCTGCCCGCCCTCGCCGAGTACGACCGCACCTTCGCCTACGCCAAGCACACCTGGAAATCACCCGTCGGCACCCCCAAGCGGATCACCGCCGCCACCTTCGCCTCCTGGAGCGAGAAGGACCAGATCAAGGCCCTCTACGGCTGCGGCCACTGGCACGTCCGCGTCACCGTCCCCGACACCTGGAACCACGTCGGCATCCTCCCCGCCCCCGCTCCCGGCGACCGTGCCTGGCACTATCCTGCCAAGCCCTGCACCACCTTCACCACCTGGGCCGGCGGACCCGAGATCCACACCGCGCTCGCCAACCCGATCCAGCCCTGGCACATCGAGATCCTCGACGGCCTGCTGTGGGACGACGGCAAACCGCTCGATGACTGGTCGAAAAAGCTCAAGGAAGCCTGGTCCGCCCTCGCCGCCGAGGCCGGCCTCCACGGCGACCCCGCACAGCGCCAGGCCGCCCGCCTCGCCTCCCGCGCCGTCCGCTCTCTTCTCCTCTACGGCATCGGCTCCTTCGCCCAGCGCCCCCGCATGGTCACCGGCACCACCCCCCGCACCCACGAGCGCGACGTCCCCGCCGACGCCGAGATCGTCGGCTTCACCGACGAACAGATCACCTGGCAGCGGCCCACCGGCTTTACCCGCGACCCCAACGCCCACCCCGAATGGGCCGCCACGATCTGGTCCGGCGCCCGCGCTGCCCTGCTCTCCCAGCGCCACCGCGACGACAACACCTACGCCGGAGCCCTCCACACCCCGCCCGGCAGCGTCGTCGCCTTCCGCACCGACGCCGTCTACCTCACCCAACCCCAGGCCTGGCCCTACCACGGCCAACCCGGCGACTACCTCCACAAGGGCCACCTCACCGGCCCCCTGACCGCACCTACCACCGAGGATGAACTCCTCACCCTTCGCGACGCCGGCCGAGCCGCCCTCCAGAAGACGGCAGCCGCCACACCCAGGGAGGCCTGATGCCCCCGCGCACCCGCCGCCCCGCCACCGATCCGGAACTGAACGAGGCTGCCCAACTCGCCGACCAGTTCCAGGCCGCCGGCTTCACCAAGCGCGACATCGCCCGCATCATCGGACGGGACCCCTCCCTGGTCTCCCAGTTCTACACACGCCACAAAGGAGCCGCCTTCGTCCCCGCCCTCACCCACGCCTTGGCCGCCGTCCAGACTGCTGGCATCACCGACACTTCTGAACTCGCCGCCCTCGCAGCCCCTCACATCACCCGTCGCACCACCAGCTCCGGCGCCCGCGCCCGGGTTCGGACCAAAGCCGTCCTCATCACCCCCGCCGGAACCGGTACCGGCCGGGCCGGTGCCCAAGCCATCGCCTCCGGCGCCACGCGCCTACGCCCCCTGATCGCCGAAGCTGCCCGCCAACACCTCCGCCTCGCCTTCACCGTCCGCATGCCCAAGACCGGCTACACCCTTGCTTCGGGCAGCCGAACCGACTCCCCCGGCATCCGCCGCGACGTTGTCCAACGGGCCGACCACACAGAGGAGCGCTCCTACGGATCCGCTGTCACGGGAGGCTTTGATGCCGCCGACTTCGCCCGCCGCGTCGATGCAGCAGGCGGCGACGTCACTGGCGCCGTCCATAGCTGGCTCCTCGAAAACGGCCGCATTCACGAAGACGCCCACATCACGCACCTCGAAGTTCGAACCTGGCGCCCTCGCTGACTGCTCACCCCTAGAAGAGTGGGCCGGATGTCTCCGAGTGGTCATTCGCGATCAGGCAACGTATGACGTCAGGCGGGCGGGCTGCGTGCACGAGGGGATGCGGCTCGGCGGGTCAGAGCCAGTGGTCTCCCAGGTGGCCCACCGGATGCTTGCACAGTCCTTTCTTGCTTGCTGCGGGACATTCGTCCAGCCCGAGCCCGCGGGGTGATGCAGAGGCAGCGGGCAGCGCTCGCATGAGGGTCCGAGAGTCAGTCCATGGCCGGCCGCCTGCCACCAGAGCCAGTGCGTGGTGACGGGCAACTGCCCTTCAAGAACGAGGACATCCACGAGAGCGACGTGCCGGCAGGGGTGATACGCGGCCAGGTCGCATCTGAAGTACCCCTCACCGTCCAGAATCCCTTCAGCGCCCTGCGCGGCGAGCCGGTCAAGTTCGCCGGTGCTCAAAGTCAGTGATGCCGTGCACGTCATGGTCCGCAGAATGACACCCGGTACTGCGCGCGGCGAACGGCTGAACTGCTTCTGCAGGGTGCACTGCTGCGCAGGGATACACCGGCACCATATGTGTCCGGTGTGCGGGCGATGTCGGGCAGTGTCATGTCAAAGCACTGTCGACTCAGGCGAGTTCGCTTCGAGTAGGCGCCCTGCGCGCCAGGTGGGGGCGGGCACTTCGTGCGTCGTGCCAGCCCTGCCGTCTGAGCGCCACGACCATCCCCACATGCACGCAGCTTCCTCGCATGCACCCGCATGGCATCTACGTCGCCCTCGCCGATCTTCCACGACGGGCCAGGGAAAGACCGGCCGCTGCCTAGCGGCCGGAGTGGTGAGGGTAGTGGTGACCAGGGACGTTCTGCTTGGATCTCGGCCACCTTGACTGTCGGCTTTAGCCAAACGCGGCGCGTTGTCAGTGCTCCCCCTTACCGTTTGGAGGGTGGCTGAAGGACATGCGAACTTAGACACTGGATTCGCCCAGCGCATCAAAGCGTTGGCGTGCACTGCGCCCCTACACGACCTGGACGCCCGTAAGCCATCTGTTCAGTCGGCTGACTTGACTGCCTACCAGATGAGCGAGCTTGCGCTGCACGCGATCGATCTGGTGACTCTCGCGATGGATTTCGACGCCGGCGCTTCTCCGGAGCGGACCGTTGAAGATCTGTCCCGCTACGCCGCTGATCAGGCGCCGGACCGCTCTGCAACTGAGCACGAGCACGCCGCTGGGTGGGTGCTTGAGAACCTCCTCAACGTGGGATCGGCTGATCGAGGCTTCCGCGCGGTCTACGGGATGACGGGTACCGACGGGCGGTACGAGCGGCGTGATTTCGACTTCCGCCTTCTCGAGGAGGTTCCGGGAGCCGACGGCGGGATCTACCTGCGTGCTTCGAATGAAGCGGTCAACGTTCTTGTCGGTGCGCTGGAGGTTGACATCGAGTCGGCGCAGATCGCCGCGGATGTACGGCTGGAGACGCTGATTCGGCGTGGTCGGCTCTCAGACGCGCAAGCTGCTGCTCAGGCCGCGCGGTACCGGACGATCCAGTACGGCGAGATGCTGCGTCAGCGGCTCGAAGCCACGAGCCGCGACGTGCGTACGGTGGACTGGCTGACCGCCATGCCGACGTTCATCGCGGAGGCGCTTGAGCACATCGAGGCCCGCTGCCGGGCGGAGAACGCTATCTTGGTGAACATCACAGAGGCGCGTGACACCGCCGATACCCCTGTGCGCAAGCAGCAGGCTGCTGCGCTTGTGGGGATCGTTCGCGATTGCCTGCGACGTCACGAGCAGCTCCAGGCAGCACTTCAGAACGCCGGTCGGCGCTTTCGGGCTGAGCAGGACCGGCAGACGTTCGCACCGCAGCCCATGCGGGCGGACCTCGACCTCCACGCTCAGCTCCTGCAGCCGGCGCTCGCGTTGCCGGTGTGCGACGCCGACGGGGTGCTCGCCGCTTACTTCACGCGGGTCGTCGGACTGGCCGTGCGCCCGGCGTTGCGTTTGGCTGACCTCTTTACCCTGCTGGTGACTCCTCCGGCGGTCCGCGAGGTGCTGGGCAGCGAGATCGAGGAGCCGGAGTTGTCGGAGGCGGCAGAGGTACCTCGCTTCCCGGAGGAGTGCTACGAGCACCTGGAGTGGCTGCTGGACCTCGACGTGGAGGCACCGCGGCGTCTGTCCGGGCTGCTGGAGGAAGCTCGCGATCTGCATCCTGAGCTGCCGCTGCTCGTGGTGGTGCGGGTGCTCGCCCTCGCAGCGCAAGAGATCGGCCCGGCCGTCCGGCACGGCGCGTCTTCGGTGCTTCTCGCTGTGGACGACGGTGCCGTGCTGAGTGATCCTGAGTTTGCTGGCGCCGATCTCATCGTTGCCCGAGCCGGATTGACCACTCCCGCCGATGGCGACGGCGCAGGGCCTGAAGGGGCAGTTATGGGAGCCCTCTCCCGAGATCTGATGCCTGCAGGGCGGGAAAGGGGGGCTGCATGAGCGCCGCCGACACCGCCGCCGAAGCCTCCCGCCTCGTCGGTTTCGGCCTACGGCCCAAACTCGTCCCCTCCCGCGACGACGAATACAGGCGGCTGGTGCGGCGCTTTCGGAGCGACGACGAGTTCGCCACCGTCACTGCCGCCGTTGCCCGAGGACTGGACCTGGTCATCCTCGAGGTCACCGAGCGGACGGGCGTGGTCGTCGCTTCCACTGAGGAAAGCGTCTTCGCCATCCGGATGACCGACTATGCGCGTCGGACCGGCGGCGATGGGAAAGCACACGAGCGGGTGCTGCACGCACTGGCCCACCTGGGCGCCGCCACCCTCGCATTCCCACGCCCGGCAGACCTCGCCGACGAAACCTACCTCGGCCGGATCACCGCACAGGGAGTCGAAGCTTTCGTGCGCCAGGCCTCCACCGCTCTGGCCGAAACCGCCACGGCCGAAGGAGCGGACACCGACCCATCCAGCGACCGACCGGGCCTGGAGGCGGTGTGGAGGGTCTATACGCGCCGCGCCCAAACCGGGGCGACCGGCGATGGACGCAAACTCCATACCTCGACGACCGGCATCGTCAGCAAGGCCCTTGCCTTCCTCGCCGACCAAGGCCTGCTGGTACGCACCGGCGACGCGCGAGGCGGCACCTACCGAACGACGCCGCGCTACCGGGCACAAGTCCGGGAAGCCGGCGCGATCATGTTCGACGAGCTCCTGGCGCTCGGCATCACAGAGATCACTGATGGGACAGGCACGCTGACCGCCGTCGAATGGTCGCCCGACGGCATCGCCAAGCTGTAGGGGATGACTGTGTACGAACTCAACCGCGTCCGCATGTTCGGCGTCGGCCCGCGCGGTGCCCGTTTCACCGACGTCACCTTGAATCTCGCCGATGTGGGTGAGCCCATCGGCGGGGGGACGCTGTTCGACGCGCCTCCGCGCCGCCCCAGCCCCTATAGCCTCCTCCTTCTGGAAAACGGCGGAGGCAAGAGCGTCCTGCTCAAACTGCTCTTCTCTGTCATCCTGCCTGGGAAACGCAACACCCTCGGCGGCGCGTCCGAAGTACTGGAAAAGTTCGTCGTGGGCGAGGACGCGGGACACGTCGTACTGGAGTGGATGCACGTCAAAACCGGCGAACGCATCGTCACCGGAAAGACCTACCAGTGGCGACGCAAGCGCACCAGCGACGGCCGCAAGCTGGGTGAGGCATGGTGGTCGCTGCGCCCCAACGCCGCCGTCGAAGTGTCCACGCTCCCTTTCACCGCCGACGGCCGCCGCCTACGACTGGGCCACTTCCAGGAGGCGCTGGAGGAGATCGACCGCAACCACCCAGCCACCCAGCTGGCCTGGATCGGATCCCATCAAGGGGAGTGGCTCGACCATCTGCGCAGCCTGCGCATCGAACCCGAGCTGTTCGCCATCCAGCGCCAGATGAACGCCGACGAAGGGGAAGCGGCCAGCGCATTCAAATTCAAGAGCAGCAAGGAATTCGTCGACTGGCTCCTCACGATCGTCATGGACCCCGCCGACGCCGTC belongs to Streptomyces sp. NBC_00102 and includes:
- a CDS encoding helix-turn-helix domain containing protein; the protein is MPPRTRRPATDPELNEAAQLADQFQAAGFTKRDIARIIGRDPSLVSQFYTRHKGAAFVPALTHALAAVQTAGITDTSELAALAAPHITRRTTSSGARARVRTKAVLITPAGTGTGRAGAQAIASGATRLRPLIAEAARQHLRLAFTVRMPKTGYTLASGSRTDSPGIRRDVVQRADHTEERSYGSAVTGGFDAADFARRVDAAGGDVTGAVHSWLLENGRIHEDAHITHLEVRTWRPR